The Acidobacteriota bacterium genome has a segment encoding these proteins:
- a CDS encoding zinc metallopeptidase, producing the protein MYFFDSTYLLLTLPALALSLWASWRTKSAFKKYSKVRAMSGMTGAQAAQRLLDQAGISDVKIVPTRGVLSDHYNPVNKTLALSEPVYGSPSVAAVGVACHEAGHAIQHAKKYAPMWLRSALVPTANIGSKLGYFVMLGGLILLSMGVVLGKNIILVGAVLFAMVLLFQIVTLPVEFDATARAKRLAVSNGIILEQERTGMNKVLNAAALTYVAAAVSTLMTLLYFLIRAGFLGGRD; encoded by the coding sequence ATGTACTTTTTCGACTCAACCTATTTGCTGCTGACGCTGCCGGCCCTTGCCCTCTCCCTGTGGGCGAGCTGGCGGACCAAGTCGGCGTTCAAGAAATACTCGAAGGTGCGCGCCATGAGCGGAATGACCGGTGCCCAGGCGGCGCAGCGGTTGCTCGATCAGGCCGGTATCAGCGACGTCAAGATCGTTCCCACCCGGGGAGTACTGTCCGACCACTACAACCCCGTGAACAAGACTCTGGCCCTGTCGGAGCCGGTATACGGTTCGCCGTCCGTCGCCGCCGTCGGAGTGGCCTGCCACGAGGCCGGTCACGCCATCCAGCACGCCAAGAAGTATGCCCCCATGTGGCTTCGTTCGGCCCTGGTGCCGACGGCCAACATTGGCTCGAAGCTGGGCTATTTCGTGATGCTCGGCGGTTTGATCCTGTTGTCCATGGGTGTCGTCCTCGGCAAGAACATCATCTTGGTCGGTGCCGTTCTCTTCGCGATGGTCCTGCTGTTCCAGATCGTCACCCTGCCGGTGGAATTCGATGCCACCGCCCGCGCCAAACGCTTGGCGGTGTCCAACGGGATCATCCTAGAGCAGGAGCGTACCGGCATGAACAAGGTTCTCAATGCCGCGGCCCTCACCTACGTGGCGGCGGCCGTCAGCACTCTGATGACGTTGCTCTACTTCCTGATCCGAGCGGGTTTCCTAGGCGGTCGCGACTGA